One genomic segment of Desulfobulbaceae bacterium DB1 includes these proteins:
- a CDS encoding GNAT family N-acetyltransferase produces MKIRKLTTENHAKVTALLRQAFPDSIHEAQLVENLHKNNKALHEWVCIHTNTVIASITFSRAYNGSAVCGLHLAPLAVKPEFQKQGVGSELLRFALRQDEIRESTIFVLGDPGFYQRFGFEPCAMPVCPFDKNNAHFLSLRNNTTSPFTVGYEPEFAGWTQDRRDKGRRSRSPRKKQQGKKWHGSAR; encoded by the coding sequence ATGAAAATACGCAAACTCACGACTGAAAATCATGCCAAGGTCACGGCCCTGCTGCGGCAGGCCTTCCCCGACAGCATTCATGAAGCACAGCTCGTTGAAAATCTCCACAAAAACAACAAGGCGCTGCATGAGTGGGTGTGCATTCATACCAATACAGTCATCGCCTCGATTACTTTTTCGCGGGCCTATAACGGCTCCGCGGTTTGCGGGTTGCATCTGGCGCCGCTGGCGGTCAAGCCCGAGTTTCAAAAGCAGGGGGTCGGCTCGGAATTGCTCCGCTTTGCCTTGCGGCAGGATGAGATCAGGGAAAGCACCATCTTTGTCCTGGGTGACCCCGGCTTTTACCAGAGGTTCGGATTTGAACCATGCGCCATGCCGGTTTGTCCCTTTGACAAAAATAATGCCCATTTCCTCAGCCTCCGCAACAACACGACCAGCCCGTTCACCGTGGGGTACGAACCGGAGTTTGCCGGCTGGACGCAGGATCGGCGCGACAAGGGAAGAAGGTCACGCTCACCACGAAAAAAACAACAGGGGAAAAAATGGCACGGATCGGCAAGATAA
- a CDS encoding DNA methyltransferase, with the protein MTPANIVQKLWNYCNVLRDDGMSYGDYVEQLTYLLFLKMSDERTHAPYNKPSAVPAGYDWPSLIKKDGDELFDHYRHTLDQLGKEKGLLGLIFNKSQNKFQDPAKLRRLLVDLIGKENWSMMSADVKGDAYEGLLEKNAQDTKSGAGQYFTPRPLIQAMVDVVRPKPGETICDPACGTGGFLLAAHEYIIAHNPNMTKEEKRALKDTTFSGWELVQNTARLCAMNLMLHGIGNNGGKLPLTVADSLAADPGDRFEIVLTNPPFGKKSSTTIVGEDGKASKEVDIVEREDFWATTSNKQLNFVQHVKTLLKQHGRCGIVVPDNVLFEGGAGETVRRKLLHDCDVHTLLRLPTGLFYAQGVKANVLFFDKKPASETPWTRKLWIYDLRTNIHFTLKTNPLKRSDLDEFVENYNPANRRDRNPTWSGDNQAGRWRSYDYDEIINRDKASLDIFWLKDESLEDSDNLPDPGIIAAEIIEDLEAALEQFREIAEDLVHQETEG; encoded by the coding sequence ATGACCCCAGCAAATATCGTCCAAAAACTCTGGAACTACTGTAACGTCCTGCGGGATGATGGGATGAGTTATGGTGATTACGTCGAGCAGTTGACCTATCTGCTGTTTCTCAAGATGTCGGATGAGCGGACCCACGCCCCGTATAACAAGCCGAGTGCGGTGCCGGCAGGGTACGACTGGCCCAGCCTGATCAAGAAAGACGGCGATGAGCTGTTTGATCATTACCGCCATACCCTGGATCAATTAGGGAAGGAAAAAGGCTTACTGGGGCTGATCTTCAATAAATCCCAGAACAAGTTTCAGGACCCGGCCAAACTGCGCCGTTTGCTGGTCGATCTGATCGGCAAGGAAAACTGGTCAATGATGAGCGCCGATGTCAAGGGCGATGCCTACGAGGGCTTGCTGGAAAAAAACGCCCAGGATACCAAGTCCGGGGCCGGCCAGTATTTCACCCCGCGCCCGCTGATCCAGGCCATGGTTGATGTGGTCCGGCCCAAACCGGGTGAGACCATTTGCGACCCGGCCTGCGGCACCGGCGGCTTTCTGCTGGCCGCCCATGAATACATCATCGCCCATAACCCCAATATGACCAAGGAGGAGAAGCGGGCGCTTAAGGACACGACCTTTTCCGGCTGGGAGCTGGTTCAGAATACCGCCCGGCTCTGCGCCATGAACCTGATGCTGCACGGCATCGGCAATAACGGCGGCAAACTGCCGCTCACCGTGGCCGATTCCCTGGCCGCCGATCCCGGCGACCGCTTTGAGATCGTCCTGACCAATCCCCCCTTCGGCAAAAAGAGCAGCACCACCATTGTCGGCGAAGACGGCAAGGCCTCCAAGGAGGTGGATATTGTTGAGCGTGAGGATTTCTGGGCCACCACCTCCAACAAACAGCTCAACTTCGTCCAGCATGTCAAAACCCTGCTCAAACAGCATGGCCGCTGCGGCATCGTGGTGCCGGATAATGTCCTCTTCGAAGGCGGGGCCGGGGAAACCGTGCGCCGCAAACTCCTGCACGATTGTGACGTCCACACCCTGCTGCGTTTGCCCACCGGCCTGTTCTACGCTCAAGGGGTCAAGGCCAACGTCCTCTTCTTTGATAAGAAACCGGCCTCGGAAACCCCGTGGACCAGAAAACTCTGGATCTATGATCTCCGCACCAACATCCACTTCACCCTTAAGACCAACCCCTTGAAACGAAGCGATCTGGACGAGTTTGTCGAAAACTACAACCCTGCCAACCGCCGGGACCGCAACCCCACCTGGTCAGGAGACAATCAAGCCGGCCGCTGGCGGTCATATGATTACGATGAAATCATCAACCGCGACAAGGCAAGCCTCGACATCTTCTGGCTCAAGGACGAATCCCTGGAGGATTCCGATAATCTGCCCGATCCCGGCATCATTGCCGCCGAGATCATCGAAGACCTCGAAGCCGCCTTGGAGCAGTTCCGGGAAATCGCTGAAGATCTGGTTCACCAAGAGACCGAGGGATAA